A region from the Mesorhizobium sp. J8 genome encodes:
- a CDS encoding ABC transporter permease: protein MNAIGWPNWRRLNQEGIVFAIAILLFAAAALGLPGFLTADNLVAIVRSVSVLGILALGMAVVIIGRGIDLSAVAIMAMSVAWYLQLLNTGTSDGLAFVYVLAGVLAIGLLNGFLVAYADVPAIFVTLATGSFVFGYVRSQLITQDAVPVPGGHWVELLGGVRFLDIPVEVFVFAGLAFLVFLFLRYTKWGRFIYFAGDNPVAARNIGVPVRPMLVLRYVLSAVVALVAGLLTAASLHSINTRIVNSTLLYDIVLVAVIGGIGLSGGRGGVRNVLVGAALIGILLNAMTIIDIPLLYQNLIKAAILLGAIIVDGILNPRDEQTAQQGDI, encoded by the coding sequence ATGAATGCGATCGGCTGGCCGAACTGGAGGCGCCTCAATCAGGAAGGCATCGTCTTTGCCATCGCCATCCTTTTGTTCGCCGCCGCTGCGCTGGGCCTGCCCGGGTTCCTGACCGCCGACAATCTGGTGGCCATCGTCCGCTCGGTCTCGGTGCTCGGCATCCTGGCGCTCGGCATGGCGGTCGTCATCATCGGCCGCGGCATCGACCTGTCGGCGGTGGCGATCATGGCGATGTCGGTCGCCTGGTACCTGCAACTGCTCAACACCGGCACCTCGGACGGGCTAGCTTTCGTCTATGTGCTGGCGGGCGTTTTAGCCATCGGCCTGCTCAACGGCTTCCTGGTCGCCTATGCCGACGTGCCGGCGATCTTCGTCACACTGGCCACCGGCTCCTTCGTGTTCGGCTATGTGCGCTCGCAACTGATCACGCAGGACGCCGTGCCCGTGCCTGGAGGGCACTGGGTGGAGCTGCTCGGCGGGGTCCGCTTCCTCGATATTCCGGTCGAGGTGTTCGTCTTCGCCGGACTGGCCTTCCTGGTTTTCCTGTTCCTGCGCTACACCAAATGGGGCCGCTTCATCTATTTCGCCGGCGACAATCCGGTCGCCGCCCGCAACATCGGCGTTCCGGTGCGGCCGATGCTGGTGCTGCGCTACGTGCTCTCGGCTGTCGTGGCCCTGGTCGCCGGGCTTTTGACGGCGGCCAGCCTGCATTCGATCAATACCCGCATCGTCAACTCGACGCTGCTCTACGACATCGTCCTGGTGGCGGTGATCGGCGGCATCGGCCTTTCGGGCGGCAGGGGCGGGGTGCGCAACGTGCTGGTAGGGGCGGCGCTGATCGGCATCCTGCTCAACGCCATGACCATCATCGACATTCCGCTGCTCTACCAGAACCTGATCAAGGCCGCGATCCTGCTGGGCGCCATCATCGTCGACGGCATCCTCAATCCGCGCGACGAGCAGACCGCCCAACAGGGCGACATTTAG
- a CDS encoding sugar ABC transporter substrate-binding protein: MRLLRTLMAAATALAVTAFVAPSLAADDPGPAAYAKALNGKRVMLVPLAMGFDLAQGWAHYLKKEVEAWGGTFETRDPNWVVDAGAQAITDAIASDTRPDVLIIHAPDLNSYSKLMKKAQAAGTYVMLVDNPANFPADAFVGSDWDKLGQLEAEAAIKGCGENSSKKIGLVQGDQANSSSLYQYAGIMKVLEKHPDFQVVAKPDSNWDATTSRNVTTTMLQQHPDICSIIDFWDGDATGASAAIRDAKLDGKVFLVTTGGGEKAADCDKLEDGTYGAVVMTDLARQSGDMNAIIKFLLQSGQPAGTSHTYIYTLEKATTKADLKPDSCWDLKALQAEAAAK; this comes from the coding sequence ATGAGACTGCTTAGAACATTGATGGCTGCCGCCACGGCGCTCGCCGTTACCGCCTTCGTGGCGCCGAGCCTTGCCGCCGACGATCCAGGCCCGGCCGCCTATGCCAAGGCGCTCAACGGCAAGCGCGTCATGCTCGTGCCGCTGGCGATGGGCTTCGACCTCGCGCAAGGCTGGGCGCACTACCTGAAGAAGGAAGTCGAGGCCTGGGGCGGCACGTTCGAGACCCGCGATCCGAACTGGGTTGTCGATGCCGGCGCGCAGGCGATCACCGACGCCATCGCTTCGGATACCAGGCCGGATGTTCTGATCATCCATGCGCCCGACCTCAACTCCTATTCGAAGCTGATGAAGAAGGCGCAGGCCGCCGGCACCTATGTGATGCTGGTCGACAACCCGGCGAATTTCCCGGCCGACGCCTTCGTCGGCAGCGACTGGGACAAGCTTGGCCAGCTCGAAGCCGAAGCGGCGATCAAGGGCTGCGGCGAGAATTCGTCCAAGAAGATCGGACTGGTGCAGGGCGACCAGGCGAACTCGTCGAGCCTCTATCAGTATGCCGGCATCATGAAGGTGCTGGAGAAGCATCCCGATTTCCAGGTCGTTGCAAAGCCCGACTCGAATTGGGACGCGACCACCTCGCGCAACGTGACGACGACGATGCTGCAGCAGCACCCGGACATCTGCTCGATCATCGATTTCTGGGACGGCGACGCCACCGGCGCCTCGGCCGCGATCCGCGACGCCAAGCTCGACGGCAAGGTGTTCCTGGTCACCACCGGCGGCGGCGAAAAGGCTGCCGATTGCGACAAGTTGGAAGACGGCACCTACGGCGCCGTGGTGATGACCGACCTTGCCCGCCAGTCGGGCGACATGAACGCCATCATCAAGTTCCTGCTGCAGAGCGGCCAGCCGGCCGGCACCTCGCACACCTACAT